From Acidithiobacillus sp., the proteins below share one genomic window:
- a CDS encoding DUF445 domain-containing protein, producing MTAAKPDRTQRLRVLRRWALGLLLGALALFLVAAAHDFAGSWAWAGAFAEAAMVGALADWFAVVALFRHPLGLPIPHTAILPRNKARLARRLAEFIREHFLEAEAIVRLLRRADPATWLAQWLSDAGNSALLARQMTALLQQGLALSDDRELRTALRAALGRQLQGIDGARWVGSILALLTEDHRHQALLDDGIQRLRRWLDGEDTQSLLADQIGAMLKRAYPTLFAWMGAVMDPATLSENLARNLVKAAHQLLQEIADDPEHPRRLAFDRWMQDAILRLQTDATFQARVQRWQHGLIAHPAVQAYVDGLLRDLRSWLETDLQRPDSRLQGQVQRLSQQLGFFLGEQPALQDALNGYLEDSARRLAPALRDGLAQHIEATIHAWPDKDMVRLLEEGVGTDLQYIRVNGTLVGGMIGIAIHALALAVPLLI from the coding sequence GTGACCGCCGCTAAACCAGATCGGACTCAAAGACTACGTGTGCTGCGCCGCTGGGCGCTGGGTTTATTGCTGGGGGCGCTGGCGCTGTTTCTGGTGGCGGCAGCACATGACTTTGCCGGGTCCTGGGCCTGGGCGGGGGCCTTTGCGGAGGCGGCCATGGTGGGTGCTTTGGCGGACTGGTTTGCGGTGGTCGCACTCTTCCGGCATCCCTTGGGATTGCCCATTCCGCACACGGCGATCCTGCCGCGGAACAAGGCGCGTCTGGCGCGCCGTCTGGCGGAGTTTATCCGCGAACACTTTCTAGAGGCCGAGGCCATTGTGCGCCTGTTGCGACGCGCCGATCCGGCCACCTGGCTGGCGCAGTGGCTGAGTGATGCCGGGAACAGCGCGCTGCTGGCCCGGCAGATGACGGCCTTGCTCCAACAAGGGTTGGCCCTCAGTGATGACCGCGAATTGCGCACCGCGCTGCGCGCTGCGTTGGGGCGGCAACTGCAGGGCATAGACGGCGCGCGCTGGGTGGGGAGTATTCTGGCGTTGCTGACCGAAGATCACCGGCACCAGGCACTGCTTGACGATGGCATTCAGCGCCTGCGCCGCTGGCTGGATGGTGAAGATACCCAAAGCCTGCTGGCGGATCAGATCGGGGCGATGCTCAAGCGCGCCTATCCGACCCTGTTCGCGTGGATGGGGGCGGTCATGGACCCGGCCACGCTGAGTGAGAATCTGGCCCGCAATCTGGTGAAGGCGGCGCATCAGTTGTTGCAGGAAATCGCGGATGACCCGGAGCATCCCCGCCGCCTGGCCTTTGATCGCTGGATGCAGGATGCCATTCTGCGTTTGCAGACGGATGCCACCTTCCAGGCTCGGGTGCAGCGCTGGCAGCATGGTTTGATTGCCCATCCGGCGGTGCAGGCCTATGTGGATGGCCTACTCCGCGATCTGCGCTCCTGGCTGGAAACCGACCTGCAGCGCCCGGATTCCCGGTTACAGGGGCAGGTGCAGCGTTTGTCGCAGCAACTGGGCTTTTTCCTGGGCGAGCAACCGGCATTGCAGGATGCGCTGAATGGCTACCTGGAGGACAGCGCTCGTCGTTTGGCGCCTGCCCTGCGCGACGGTTTGGCTCAGCACATCGAAGCGACGATACATGCCTGGCCGGATAAGGACATGGTCCGCCTCCTGGAGGAAGGGGTAGGTACGGATCTACAGTACATTCGCGTCAACGGGACGCTGGTGGGCGGAATGATCGGTATTGCCATTCATGCCCTGGCTCTGGCGGTGCCACTGCTGATATAG
- a CDS encoding YqaE/Pmp3 family membrane protein — MRLFLAIFLPFLVFFTIGRPIAGIVCLILQITLIGWVPAAIWAVYALSQYKTDKKIERALGR; from the coding sequence ATGCGTCTGTTTTTAGCTATTTTTCTGCCATTTCTGGTATTTTTCACTATTGGCCGCCCGATTGCGGGGATTGTTTGCCTGATTTTGCAGATCACGCTGATCGGCTGGGTGCCCGCGGCCATCTGGGCGGTGTATGCGCTGAGTCAGTACAAGACGGACAAGAAGATTGAAAGGGCGTTGGGGAGGTAA
- a CDS encoding single-stranded DNA-binding protein, with protein MAGVNKVILLGHLGRDPEMRYQPSGGAIANFSVATSETFKDKEGNKQERTEWHRVVLFGRTAEIAGEYLRKGSMAYVEGRLQTRKWTDKEGQERYTTEIVGDRLQLVGARGGGSGGAASFDEEDQSRPSGGSSAGSSRKNEMPPVPAEDFDDDIPF; from the coding sequence ATGGCGGGAGTGAACAAGGTCATATTGTTGGGGCATCTGGGACGGGACCCGGAGATGCGCTATCAGCCCAGCGGCGGTGCCATCGCGAACTTCAGCGTCGCGACTTCTGAGACCTTCAAGGACAAGGAAGGCAACAAGCAGGAGCGCACCGAATGGCATCGGGTGGTGCTCTTCGGACGCACTGCGGAAATCGCCGGCGAATACCTGCGCAAAGGCAGCATGGCCTATGTGGAAGGCCGCCTGCAGACGCGCAAGTGGACCGACAAGGAAGGGCAGGAGCGTTACACCACGGAGATCGTGGGAGACCGTCTGCAACTGGTGGGCGCGCGTGGGGGCGGTAGCGGCGGTGCGGCTAGCTTCGATGAAGAAGATCAGTCCCGGCCGAGTGGTGGCAGCAGTGCGGGGAGTTCGCGGAAGAATGAGATGCCGCCCGTGCCGGCGGAGGATTTTGATGATGATATTCCGTTTTGA
- the uvrA gene encoding excinuclease ABC subunit UvrA: MEHIHIRGARTHNLKNISLTLPRDRLIVITGLSGSGKSSLAFDTLYAEGQRRYVESLSAYARQFLSLMGKPDVDAIEGLSPAIAIEQKSTSHNPRSTVGTVTEIHDYLRLLYARAGTPWCCGAPIQSQTISQMVDQLLALPEGEKLMILAPVLRDRKGSHEDIIGSLRARGLIRARVDGQLLELDEIPALDKKRKHRIEAVIDRLVLRDDSGPRLAESLETALSLAEDQAIVVLMGPQHAEERLFSAHHACPSCGRSFPPLEPRLFSFNNPAGACPRCDGLGEITFFDPDLIVPNSELSLRDGAIAAWTKRHQEHYAPLLTALAAHFHFSLDTPWRDLPFDIREQILHGSSERITVQQGARSHKLSFEGVIAGLERRLRETQSNLIREEIMRYMGRLRCPVCNGSRLREEARMVRVGPLAIQEVSALSIRASLQHFTHLQLEGQEALIAERILKEIGSRLKFLVDVGLDYLSLDRSAETLSGGEAQRIRLASQIGAGLVGVMYVLDEPSIGLHQRDNDRLIGTLKHLRDLGNTVIVVEHDEDAIRAADYVVDMGPGAGTHGGEVIAQGTPEEIRSNPGSLTGRYLTGDLCIAVPGRRRANVSQRWLEVQGATGNNLKSVNARIPIGLFTCITGVSGSGKSTLINDTLYPACARVLMGSSQSPAPHQHLRGLEELDKVIAIDQSPIGRTPRSNPATYTGLFTPIRELFAATGEARTRGYNPGRFSFNVKGGRCEACEGDGVIRVEMHFLPDIYVPCDVCGGKRYKRETLDVHYKGKNIHEVLEMTVEDARAFFDPVPSVARKLQTLLDVGLGYLCLGQSATTLSGGEAQRVKLSRELSRRDTGRTLYILDEPTTGLHFHDIALLLEVLQKLADAGNTIVVIEHNLDVIKTADWVIDLGPEGGSGGGQIIATGTPDEVAHNPLSHTGHYLARHLNR; the protein is encoded by the coding sequence ATGGAACACATCCATATCCGGGGCGCCCGCACCCACAACCTCAAAAATATCTCCCTTACCTTACCGCGCGACCGCCTCATCGTCATCACCGGGCTGTCCGGATCGGGCAAGTCGTCACTGGCCTTCGACACCCTCTACGCTGAGGGACAGCGCCGCTATGTGGAAAGCCTCTCGGCCTATGCCCGCCAGTTTTTATCCCTCATGGGCAAGCCCGATGTGGACGCGATTGAAGGACTGTCGCCAGCCATCGCCATAGAGCAGAAATCCACCTCCCATAACCCCCGTTCCACCGTCGGCACCGTCACCGAGATTCACGACTATCTGCGCCTGCTCTACGCCCGTGCGGGCACCCCCTGGTGCTGCGGCGCGCCCATTCAGAGTCAGACCATCAGCCAGATGGTCGATCAGCTCCTGGCCCTGCCCGAAGGCGAAAAGCTCATGATCCTGGCGCCGGTGCTGCGTGATCGCAAAGGCAGCCACGAGGACATCATCGGCAGCCTGCGTGCCCGTGGCCTGATCCGCGCCCGGGTGGATGGTCAACTCCTCGAACTGGACGAAATCCCCGCGCTGGACAAGAAGCGCAAGCATCGCATCGAGGCCGTCATCGACCGGCTGGTGCTGCGCGACGATAGCGGGCCGCGCCTGGCCGAATCGCTGGAAACCGCCCTCAGCCTCGCCGAGGATCAGGCCATCGTCGTCCTCATGGGACCACAGCATGCGGAAGAGCGACTGTTTTCCGCTCACCATGCCTGCCCCAGTTGCGGGCGCTCCTTTCCGCCTTTGGAGCCGCGCCTCTTCTCCTTCAACAATCCCGCCGGGGCCTGCCCGCGCTGTGACGGTCTCGGCGAGATCACCTTTTTTGACCCCGACCTGATCGTCCCCAATTCGGAACTGAGCCTGCGTGATGGGGCCATCGCCGCCTGGACCAAGCGCCATCAAGAGCACTACGCGCCCCTGCTCACGGCGCTGGCCGCACACTTTCATTTTTCCCTGGACACCCCATGGCGGGATCTGCCTTTCGACATCCGCGAGCAGATTCTCCACGGCAGCTCCGAACGCATCACCGTCCAGCAAGGGGCGCGCAGCCACAAGCTGAGCTTCGAGGGCGTCATTGCCGGTCTGGAGCGGCGCCTGCGCGAAACCCAGTCCAATCTCATCCGCGAAGAAATCATGCGTTATATGGGCCGCCTGCGTTGCCCCGTCTGTAATGGCAGCCGCCTGCGCGAAGAGGCGCGCATGGTCAGGGTTGGCCCACTGGCCATTCAGGAAGTCTCGGCGCTGTCCATTCGCGCGTCATTGCAACACTTCACCCATCTGCAACTGGAAGGGCAGGAAGCCCTCATCGCCGAGCGCATCCTCAAGGAAATCGGCAGTCGTCTGAAGTTTCTGGTGGATGTCGGCCTCGACTACCTCAGCCTCGACCGCTCCGCCGAAACCCTCTCCGGTGGGGAAGCGCAGCGCATCCGTCTCGCCTCGCAGATCGGCGCGGGGCTGGTGGGGGTGATGTACGTCCTCGACGAGCCCTCCATCGGCCTGCACCAGCGCGACAACGACCGCCTCATCGGCACCCTCAAGCATCTGCGCGATCTCGGCAACACCGTCATCGTCGTCGAACATGATGAAGATGCCATCCGCGCCGCCGATTATGTGGTGGACATGGGCCCCGGCGCCGGTACCCACGGCGGCGAAGTCATCGCCCAGGGAACCCCGGAAGAAATCCGCAGCAATCCCGGCTCTCTCACCGGACGCTATCTGACCGGAGACCTCTGCATCGCGGTCCCTGGGCGGCGGCGCGCCAATGTCAGCCAGCGCTGGCTGGAGGTGCAAGGCGCCACCGGCAACAATCTCAAGTCAGTAAACGCGCGTATCCCCATCGGCCTCTTCACCTGCATCACCGGGGTCAGCGGTTCCGGCAAATCCACCCTCATCAACGACACCCTCTACCCCGCCTGCGCCCGCGTGCTCATGGGCAGCAGCCAGAGCCCCGCGCCGCATCAGCATTTGCGCGGGCTGGAGGAACTGGACAAGGTCATCGCCATCGACCAAAGCCCCATCGGCCGCACCCCGCGCAGCAACCCGGCCACCTACACCGGACTCTTCACCCCCATCCGCGAGCTGTTCGCCGCCACCGGCGAGGCGCGCACCCGCGGTTACAATCCCGGCCGCTTCAGCTTCAACGTCAAGGGCGGGCGTTGCGAAGCCTGTGAGGGCGACGGCGTGATCCGGGTGGAAATGCACTTTCTGCCGGACATTTATGTGCCCTGCGACGTTTGCGGCGGCAAACGCTACAAGCGCGAGACCCTGGATGTCCACTACAAGGGCAAAAACATTCATGAGGTACTGGAGATGACGGTGGAAGATGCGCGGGCCTTTTTTGACCCCGTCCCCTCCGTCGCCCGCAAATTGCAGACCCTGCTGGATGTGGGCCTCGGTTACCTGTGTCTGGGCCAGTCGGCTACCACCCTCTCTGGCGGCGAAGCGCAGCGCGTCAAACTCTCCCGGGAACTCTCCCGTCGCGACACCGGGCGGACCCTCTATATCCTGGACGAACCCACCACCGGCCTGCACTTCCACGACATCGCCCTGCTCCTCGAGGTACTGCAGAAGCTGGCCGACGCGGGCAACACCATCGTCGTTATCGAGCACAATCTGGACGTCATCAAGACGGCAGACTGGGTCATCGACCTCGGCCCCGAGGGAGGTTCCGGCGGCGGCCAGATCATCGCCACCGGCACACCGGACGAAGTGGCGCACAATCCCCTGTCTCACACCGGGCATTATCTGGCGCGACATCTCAATCGTTGA
- the trxA gene encoding thioredoxin yields MAVNGHVLEVNLGNFQEAVVGLSRKVLVLVDFWAPWCAPCRALGPVLEKLAAEMDGAFVLAKVNSDENADLSRQYQVRGIPAVKAFKDGKVVDEFTGALPESAVRQFIKKNLPLPGDELRVQALDAIAQGKVAEAEPLLEQAIGLNPRNDPARLALAHLAIQQGRHADAQAQIDAMSPTFQMETEVEGLKALLEFTEMARSAPPMAELEATIASEKGEPRAQAMYQRSLLLLLQGQEEAALDQLIEMVERHKNYQDGLARKTILKIFALQGNQGPLVERYRSRLSRALH; encoded by the coding sequence ATGGCTGTCAATGGACACGTTCTCGAAGTGAACCTCGGTAATTTTCAGGAAGCCGTTGTAGGGCTATCCCGGAAGGTGCTGGTACTGGTCGATTTCTGGGCGCCCTGGTGCGCGCCCTGCCGGGCATTGGGTCCGGTCCTCGAAAAACTGGCGGCGGAGATGGACGGCGCCTTCGTGCTCGCCAAGGTCAATTCTGACGAGAACGCCGACCTGTCGCGCCAGTATCAGGTACGTGGCATTCCGGCCGTCAAGGCCTTCAAAGATGGTAAAGTCGTCGATGAATTTACGGGTGCGCTTCCCGAATCCGCCGTGCGCCAGTTCATCAAGAAAAATCTGCCGTTGCCGGGCGATGAACTGCGCGTGCAGGCCCTTGACGCCATTGCCCAGGGCAAGGTAGCAGAGGCCGAACCATTGCTGGAACAAGCCATCGGCCTCAACCCCAGGAACGATCCTGCACGCCTGGCACTGGCACACCTAGCCATCCAGCAGGGCCGCCATGCCGACGCACAGGCTCAGATCGACGCCATGTCCCCCACTTTCCAAATGGAAACCGAGGTCGAGGGGCTGAAAGCGTTACTTGAATTCACTGAGATGGCCCGCAGCGCGCCACCCATGGCCGAACTGGAAGCTACCATTGCCAGCGAAAAGGGCGAGCCCCGTGCCCAGGCCATGTATCAGCGGTCTTTACTTTTGCTCTTGCAGGGACAGGAAGAAGCGGCCCTGGACCAACTCATCGAGATGGTGGAACGTCACAAAAACTACCAGGACGGCCTGGCCCGCAAAACCATACTGAAGATATTTGCTTTGCAGGGTAATCAGGGGCCTCTGGTGGAACGCTACCGGTCCCGCCTGTCCCGCGCTTTGCACTAA
- a CDS encoding Do family serine endopeptidase, with amino-acid sequence MANNRPNSMLKHPKLVVTAVVAACFGFSLGATEWAQADTPTSPALSIATNTAPQQALVALPDFTPIIDRYGPAVVNISSTTNKVIHQQTNPFPPNSPFYQFFHHFMAPGQNGSAPQQHEKIQSLGSGFIISPDGYIVTAGHVVRGANHIVVTLTTHHAYPAKLIGLSVRYDTALLKIDAKDLPTVPLGNSDDLKVGQWLLAVGAPFGFYNTVTQGVVSAMNRPLPDDEYIPFIQSDVPINPGNSGGPLFNMKGQVIGINDQIYTNSGGYMGLSFSIPINTVMRVVQDFKDHKAIQFGYLGVEVQDVTPPMAQALHLKEPVGALVASVMPGSPAAKAGIKPGDVIVTYDNKPVYNVGQLPPMVGNTLPGTQAKVGILHRGEAETKEVLITALPKNMEGPSGSQGSSTAAKVGKISRMGIHVQSLTPSIEKQLDVHHGVVVVGVSEGAAAEAGIMPGMILQQIDQQDVNSPTQLEHIVAALPADQPIPLLVRQGKASIYVVVTLPKK; translated from the coding sequence ATGGCGAATAATCGCCCGAATTCGATGTTGAAGCACCCCAAACTGGTAGTCACTGCCGTCGTAGCGGCATGTTTTGGTTTTTCACTGGGTGCGACAGAGTGGGCACAGGCCGATACGCCGACTTCGCCCGCCTTGTCCATCGCCACCAATACGGCCCCCCAGCAGGCCTTGGTCGCGCTGCCGGATTTCACCCCAATTATCGATCGTTACGGCCCGGCAGTAGTGAATATCAGCAGCACCACGAATAAGGTCATTCACCAGCAGACCAACCCTTTTCCGCCAAACTCGCCTTTTTATCAGTTTTTTCATCACTTCATGGCTCCCGGACAAAACGGCTCAGCCCCCCAACAACATGAAAAAATCCAATCTCTTGGGTCCGGCTTCATCATCAGCCCCGACGGCTATATCGTCACTGCCGGTCATGTCGTTCGCGGCGCCAACCATATCGTCGTTACCCTCACCACGCACCATGCCTATCCGGCCAAGCTGATCGGCCTCTCGGTACGTTACGATACGGCACTGCTCAAAATCGACGCCAAGGACTTGCCTACCGTGCCCCTTGGCAACTCCGACGATCTGAAGGTTGGCCAATGGCTGCTCGCCGTCGGCGCGCCTTTCGGCTTCTATAACACCGTGACGCAGGGCGTGGTCAGCGCCATGAACCGTCCGCTGCCCGATGACGAATACATCCCCTTCATCCAAAGTGATGTGCCCATCAATCCCGGCAACTCCGGCGGACCGCTCTTCAACATGAAGGGTCAGGTGATTGGCATCAACGACCAGATTTACACCAACAGCGGCGGCTATATGGGTCTGTCCTTCTCGATCCCCATCAATACCGTGATGCGGGTGGTGCAGGACTTCAAGGATCACAAAGCGATCCAGTTCGGCTATCTGGGAGTCGAAGTACAGGATGTCACGCCGCCGATGGCGCAAGCACTGCACCTCAAGGAGCCGGTGGGTGCGCTCGTCGCCTCCGTCATGCCGGGTAGCCCGGCCGCCAAGGCAGGCATCAAGCCCGGTGACGTCATCGTCACCTATGACAACAAGCCGGTGTACAATGTCGGGCAGTTACCGCCTATGGTTGGCAATACCCTGCCGGGCACGCAGGCCAAGGTCGGCATCCTCCACCGCGGAGAAGCGGAAACCAAAGAGGTCCTGATTACCGCCCTACCCAAAAACATGGAAGGGCCTTCCGGCAGCCAGGGGTCCTCCACGGCGGCCAAGGTAGGCAAAATTTCCCGCATGGGCATCCATGTCCAGTCGCTGACCCCCAGCATTGAGAAGCAGTTGGACGTGCATCATGGTGTCGTGGTGGTCGGCGTTAGTGAAGGCGCGGCAGCGGAAGCCGGGATCATGCCGGGCATGATCCTCCAGCAGATTGATCAGCAGGACGTCAACAGTCCCACCCAGTTGGAACACATTGTCGCCGCTCTGCCCGCTGACCAGCCTATCCCGTTGCTGGTGCGGCAGGGCAAAGCCAGCATCTATGTGGTGGTGACGCTGCCTAAGAAGTAG
- the xerD gene encoding site-specific tyrosine recombinase XerD, whose amino-acid sequence MTAAAAVSAERQQIDAFLDALWLEKNLGENTLTAYRQDLLQVAVALVAQGLTLTTADEGALARILGQKLQSGAALRSVARLLSSVRRFYGHAEREGWVPRDPSRNLQSPRLGRALPHVLSETETETLLAAPDCTRPLGLRDAAMLELMYACGLRVSELVNLETRQVDLSAGLVVVFGKGRKERLVPMGEMAVGRMAQYLQSGRPQILGERISAAVFVTGRGAAMTRQRFWQNIEHYAHVAGITQTVSPHGLRHAFATHLLNHGADLRSVQLMLGHANLSTTEIYTHVAQARLKELHQKHHPRG is encoded by the coding sequence ATGACTGCAGCCGCTGCTGTATCTGCTGAGCGTCAGCAGATAGATGCCTTTCTCGACGCCCTGTGGCTGGAAAAAAACCTCGGTGAAAATACCCTGACGGCCTATCGTCAGGATCTGCTGCAGGTGGCGGTTGCTCTCGTGGCGCAAGGGCTGACCCTGACCACGGCCGATGAAGGTGCTCTGGCGCGTATCCTGGGGCAGAAGCTGCAGTCAGGAGCGGCTCTGCGTTCCGTGGCCCGCCTGCTCTCCAGCGTGCGCCGTTTCTACGGTCATGCGGAGCGGGAGGGCTGGGTGCCCCGTGATCCCAGCCGTAATCTGCAAAGTCCCCGCCTCGGCCGGGCGCTGCCCCATGTCCTCAGTGAAACCGAAACAGAGACCCTGCTCGCCGCCCCCGATTGCACTCGTCCTCTGGGACTGCGCGATGCGGCCATGCTGGAGTTGATGTACGCCTGCGGTTTGCGGGTGTCGGAGCTGGTGAATCTGGAGACGCGCCAGGTGGACCTCAGCGCCGGTCTGGTGGTGGTCTTTGGCAAGGGTCGCAAGGAACGTCTGGTGCCCATGGGGGAAATGGCCGTCGGACGCATGGCGCAGTATCTGCAAAGCGGTCGTCCGCAGATATTGGGCGAACGCATCAGTGCTGCCGTTTTCGTGACGGGACGTGGAGCCGCCATGACCCGGCAGCGTTTTTGGCAAAACATTGAGCATTACGCCCATGTTGCGGGGATCACCCAGACCGTCTCTCCCCACGGCCTGCGTCATGCCTTTGCCACCCATCTGCTGAATCACGGCGCGGACCTGCGCAGCGTGCAGTTGATGCTTGGCCACGCGAATCTGTCCACCACGGAGATTTATACCCATGTGGCGCAGGCGCGTTTGAAGGAACTACATCAGAAGCATCACCCACGTGGGTGA
- the rplS gene encoding 50S ribosomal protein L19 — protein sequence MNIIDEINQEQMKSELPAFGAGDTVAVHVKVKEGDRERIQIFEGICIARRNRGVHSAFTVRKISNGEGVERVFPSYSPLVTKVEVKRRGDVRRAKLYYLRDLSGKAARIKEKLG from the coding sequence ATGAACATCATTGACGAAATTAACCAAGAACAAATGAAGTCGGAGCTGCCGGCTTTTGGTGCGGGCGATACGGTTGCCGTTCACGTGAAAGTGAAGGAAGGCGACCGCGAGCGCATTCAGATTTTTGAAGGTATTTGCATTGCCCGCCGCAATCGTGGCGTGCACTCTGCTTTCACGGTCCGCAAAATCTCCAATGGTGAAGGGGTGGAGCGCGTTTTCCCCTCTTATTCGCCGCTGGTGACCAAGGTGGAGGTGAAGCGCCGTGGTGATGTGCGCCGCGCCAAACTCTACTACCTGCGTGATCTCTCCGGTAAAGCCGCGCGCATCAAAGAAAAGCTGGGCTGA
- the trmD gene encoding tRNA (guanosine(37)-N1)-methyltransferase TrmD has product MRFDVITIFPGLIHGYLQEGIVGRALTRGLIEVQTWNPRDFSDSTYRRVDDRPFGGGPGMLMMAPPLLAAIAAARQANPGAPVIYLSPQGRRLQQQAVQDFAALPGLILLAGRYEGIDERVLAAVDAEWSIGDYVLAGGELPALVLMEAVARQLPGLLGHVDSAAEDSFAASGLLDCPHYTRPEVVAGEGVPEVLLSGDHARIRRWRLQQSLGRTAERRPDLLEQRGLQAGEKALLEEYRSQGGETQ; this is encoded by the coding sequence ATGCGTTTCGATGTCATCACCATTTTTCCGGGGCTGATCCACGGTTATTTGCAGGAGGGCATTGTCGGGCGTGCGTTGACCCGCGGGCTGATTGAGGTGCAAACCTGGAACCCGCGGGATTTCAGTGACAGTACCTACCGGCGGGTGGATGACCGCCCTTTTGGCGGCGGGCCGGGCATGCTGATGATGGCGCCGCCTTTGCTGGCGGCTATCGCGGCAGCGCGGCAGGCTAATCCGGGGGCGCCGGTGATTTACTTGTCGCCCCAGGGGCGGCGCTTGCAGCAGCAGGCGGTGCAGGATTTCGCGGCGTTGCCGGGCCTGATTCTGCTGGCAGGCCGCTATGAAGGCATTGACGAGCGGGTGCTGGCAGCGGTGGATGCAGAATGGTCCATCGGTGACTATGTGCTGGCAGGTGGTGAATTGCCCGCGCTGGTGCTGATGGAGGCGGTGGCGCGGCAGTTGCCGGGTCTGCTGGGGCATGTGGATTCGGCGGCAGAAGACAGTTTTGCGGCGTCCGGCTTGCTGGATTGCCCGCATTACACCCGGCCCGAAGTGGTGGCGGGGGAGGGGGTTCCGGAGGTGCTGCTTTCCGGAGATCACGCACGCATCCGCCGCTGGCGTTTGCAGCAGTCGTTAGGACGCACCGCCGAGCGGCGCCCGGATTTGCTGGAGCAACGGGGGCTGCAGGCCGGTGAAAAGGCATTATTGGAAGAGTATCGCAGTCAGGGCGGCGAAACGCAGTAA
- the rimM gene encoding ribosome maturation factor RimM (Essential for efficient processing of 16S rRNA): MSSAPDAGEWVVLGRVSGIYGVRGMVKVFSFTEDRDAILDYSPWYLGPARCPWVLEDGRMQGEGVVAKLAQVDDREQARALIGQEIAVLRAELPELGAGEFYWSTLTGLRVLNREGVALGDVSAFLETGANDVMVVDDGKGGELLIPWSDEASAGVDLAAGQIVVDWQADW; this comes from the coding sequence GTGTCGTCAGCGCCTGACGCCGGAGAGTGGGTGGTGCTGGGGCGTGTCTCCGGCATCTATGGGGTGCGCGGTATGGTGAAGGTTTTTTCTTTTACCGAAGATCGCGACGCTATCCTCGACTACTCGCCCTGGTATCTCGGCCCGGCCCGGTGCCCTTGGGTGCTGGAAGACGGGCGTATGCAGGGCGAGGGCGTGGTGGCCAAGCTGGCGCAGGTAGATGACCGTGAGCAGGCGCGTGCCCTTATCGGGCAGGAAATCGCCGTGCTCAGGGCTGAATTGCCTGAGCTGGGAGCCGGTGAGTTTTACTGGAGTACGCTGACCGGGTTGCGGGTGCTGAACCGGGAAGGCGTCGCTTTGGGCGACGTGTCTGCTTTCCTGGAGACCGGGGCGAATGACGTGATGGTGGTCGACGATGGCAAGGGCGGTGAGTTGCTCATTCCGTGGTCGGACGAAGCGTCTGCGGGTGTGGATCTGGCCGCTGGGCAGATTGTCGTGGATTGGCAAGCCGACTGGTGA
- the rpsP gene encoding 30S ribosomal protein S16: MVVIRMARGGAKKRPFYHIVVTDSRSRRDGRFIERLGFYNPIGAVAELRINKERAAYWLSQGAQPSDTVAGFLKKEGVSKTGVVSA, translated from the coding sequence ATGGTAGTCATTCGTATGGCCCGGGGCGGCGCCAAGAAGCGGCCTTTTTATCACATTGTGGTGACCGACAGCCGTAGCCGTCGGGATGGTCGTTTTATTGAGCGTCTGGGCTTTTACAACCCCATTGGGGCAGTAGCCGAGCTGCGGATCAACAAAGAACGCGCCGCTTACTGGTTGAGTCAGGGTGCCCAGCCGTCCGATACCGTCGCCGGCTTTTTGAAGAAAGAAGGCGTGAGCAAGACGGGTGTCGTCAGCGCCTGA